In Helicobacter bilis, a genomic segment contains:
- a CDS encoding NAD(P)-binding domain-containing protein, whose amino-acid sequence MKIYDVVIVGAGPGGIASAIECKKMGIENIVLLEKTDNISAMIREYYKDGKRVDKDYKGQVVTLAGHIPFSDGNKESTLDLFSKLLDENSVEIKLQHEVDNVSKKDSIFIVRTTNNVEFHAKHVIIGIGKMGKPNKPSYPLPTSLRKKINFNVNDCVAGEEILVVGGGNSAVEYAIALNAMTKTTLNYRRKEFNRINDENARELEKSLQNGLISKFGIDIIAVSDKDSKLEVTFSDNSTGIFDRIVYAIGGVVPVDFLKKCGIELDSNGVAQCNEVKESNIANLFVVGDILFKNGGSIALAMNDAYTIATEISKRLQK is encoded by the coding sequence ATGAAAATTTATGATGTTGTAATAGTTGGGGCTGGACCCGGTGGTATCGCAAGTGCGATTGAGTGTAAAAAGATGGGTATTGAAAATATTGTGTTGCTTGAGAAAACAGATAATATTTCTGCGATGATACGCGAGTATTACAAAGATGGAAAGCGGGTTGATAAGGATTATAAGGGGCAGGTGGTAACACTTGCTGGGCATATACCCTTTAGCGATGGTAATAAGGAAAGCACACTAGATCTTTTTTCAAAACTTTTAGATGAAAATAGCGTTGAGATAAAACTGCAACACGAAGTCGATAATGTCAGCAAAAAAGATTCTATATTTATCGTAAGGACTACAAATAATGTGGAATTTCACGCAAAGCATGTGATTATTGGTATCGGAAAAATGGGTAAGCCAAATAAGCCGAGCTATCCACTGCCTACAAGTTTGCGTAAAAAGATTAACTTCAATGTCAATGATTGTGTGGCAGGTGAAGAGATCTTAGTCGTTGGCGGTGGTAACTCGGCGGTTGAATACGCCATTGCCCTAAATGCGATGACAAAAACAACGCTAAACTATCGCCGTAAGGAATTTAATCGCATTAATGATGAGAATGCAAGAGAGCTTGAAAAGAGTTTGCAAAATGGCTTAATATCAAAGTTTGGCATTGATATTATTGCAGTTAGCGATAAGGATTCTAAGCTAGAGGTAACCTTTAGTGATAATAGCACGGGTATTTTTGATAGGATTGTGTATGCTATTGGTGGCGTTGTGCCTGTGGATTTTCTAAAGAAATGCGGTATAGAGCTAGATTCTAATGGCGTAGCACAATGCAATGAAGTCAAAGAAAGCAATATTGCTAATCTCTTTGTAGTCGGTGATATTCTCTTCAAAAATGGCGGCTCTATTGCCCTAGCTATGAATGATGCTTATACCATTGCAACAGAGATTTCGAAAAGATTACAAAAATAG
- the ccoS gene encoding cbb3-type cytochrome oxidase assembly protein CcoS produces the protein MSSWVVMLMLGVSLCMGFLGLIAFLWGLRSGQFDDKEKMMRGVLFDNVSDLNNMAKQDKKDKKHENL, from the coding sequence ATGAGTAGTTGGGTTGTCATGCTGATGCTTGGCGTATCACTATGTATGGGATTTTTAGGCTTAATTGCTTTTTTATGGGGGCTAAGAAGTGGGCAGTTTGATGATAAAGAAAAAATGATGCGTGGTGTGCTTTTTGATAATGTTAGCGACCTAAATAACATGGCAAAACAAGATAAAAAGGATAAAAAACATGAAAATTTATGA
- a CDS encoding HD domain-containing protein — translation MQQTSHLNKKLLERIFTSASIRRWNDKAVPLDFVELDKQAHKVILAYIFAKYEENEGRSINYTKLIRQFLFEFFERIVLTDIKPPVFHKLKSAHGKELAAFVAQSLANELQGFDFFHSMQSYLAEKNDDLETKILQAAHFYASKWEFDIIYHFNPKLYDIENIKAIIDSQTEGFYDLVGMKNLYLYQDIKELVGMFAELRFQKRWSQTPRIPQTSVLGHMLMVAICAYLLSVNLNVCEKMQINHFFGGLFHDLPEVLTRDIISPIKRSVKGLDSFIKGIEKEEMEAKILSKLPHFIRNDLIYWTEDEFANRYKEHNKVVFASDINQLLIQFNHDKYMPVCGELLKFCDKLTAFLEARISIAHGVSSPDLVNGAKALYGDLLQKEILGVNIGLIVQDFM, via the coding sequence ATGCAGCAGACTTCACATTTAAATAAAAAGCTTTTAGAGAGAATTTTTACAAGTGCATCTATTAGAAGGTGGAATGATAAAGCCGTGCCGCTTGACTTTGTAGAGCTAGATAAACAAGCACATAAGGTAATCCTTGCCTATATCTTTGCAAAGTATGAAGAAAATGAAGGCAGAAGTATTAATTACACAAAGCTAATACGACAATTTTTATTTGAGTTTTTTGAACGCATTGTGCTAACAGATATTAAACCACCTGTATTTCATAAGCTAAAGAGTGCGCATGGCAAAGAGTTAGCAGCATTTGTAGCACAAAGCCTTGCAAATGAATTGCAGGGTTTTGACTTTTTTCACTCAATGCAGAGTTATCTTGCTGAAAAAAATGATGATTTAGAGACAAAGATTTTACAAGCAGCGCATTTTTATGCGTCTAAATGGGAGTTTGATATTATCTATCATTTTAATCCAAAACTCTATGATATTGAGAATATTAAGGCAATTATAGATTCCCAAACAGAGGGCTTTTATGATTTAGTCGGTATGAAAAATCTCTATCTCTATCAAGATATAAAAGAGCTTGTTGGCATGTTTGCAGAGCTTAGATTCCAAAAGAGATGGAGTCAAACACCGCGTATCCCGCAGACTTCAGTCTTAGGACACATGCTAATGGTGGCAATCTGTGCGTATCTTTTGAGTGTGAATCTTAATGTATGTGAGAAAATGCAGATAAATCACTTTTTTGGTGGGCTTTTCCATGATTTGCCTGAAGTTTTGACAAGGGATATTATCTCGCCGATAAAGCGGTCTGTAAAAGGGCTTGACTCTTTTATTAAAGGTATTGAAAAAGAAGAAATGGAGGCAAAGATTCTAAGCAAACTCCCGCATTTTATCCGCAATGACCTTATCTATTGGACTGAAGATGAGTTTGCAAATCGCTATAAAGAACATAATAAAGTGGTATTTGCTAGTGATATAAATCAGCTATTGATTCAATTTAATCACGATAAATACATGCCTGTATGCGGAGAATTGCTAAAATTTTGCGATAAATTAACCGCCTTTCTTGAAGCAAGAATTTCTATCGCACATGGTGTAAGTAGCCCTGATTTAGTCAATGGAGCAAAAGCATTATATGGAGATTTACTGCAAAAAGAGATTCTGGGTGTAAATATTGGGCTTATTGTGCAGGATTTTATGTAA
- the fliW gene encoding flagellar assembly protein FliW, whose translation MKNKYLLKSNINNAHRVICQDNHEVILEKIDSVFAKMLYPQTNTSGEQNQGLFASHVKGLNLLSKKSLSMNYADDEAIKKYNQKANVQTTQKDINDAILHTQKQNTQILSKHLKAKHNNTTQHNDDFFNAAALQEQKNCLLEDKLALNSNLDSLKNLIAPMQIKQDREITQEKAKESEPMVLALVNPYKLRDYSFMIPEYLTLILHITKKSKLLVYCPLDLNSPLESSEINYLFPIIFNTETKFAAQIPLSIMDYPDFNKQKLRDFL comes from the coding sequence ATGAAAAATAAATATCTTTTAAAATCAAATATCAATAACGCACACAGAGTGATTTGCCAAGATAATCATGAAGTCATCTTAGAGAAAATAGATTCTGTGTTTGCAAAAATGCTTTATCCACAGACTAATACAAGCGGTGAGCAAAATCAAGGGCTATTTGCTTCTCATGTGAAAGGATTGAATCTTTTAAGCAAAAAAAGCTTATCAATGAACTATGCAGATGATGAAGCCATAAAAAAATACAATCAAAAAGCAAATGTGCAAACCACACAAAAAGATATTAATGACGCTATTTTACATACACAAAAGCAAAACACACAAATCCTATCAAAGCATTTAAAAGCAAAGCATAATAATACAACACAGCATAATGACGACTTCTTTAATGCAGCTGCCTTGCAAGAGCAAAAAAATTGCTTACTAGAAGATAAACTAGCTCTAAACTCAAATTTAGATAGCCTAAAAAACCTCATCGCACCCATGCAGATAAAACAAGATAGAGAGATAACACAAGAGAAAGCAAAAGAGAGTGAGCCTATGGTATTAGCCCTTGTGAATCCTTATAAATTACGCGATTATTCCTTTATGATACCAGAGTATTTAACGCTTATTTTACATATCACAAAAAAAAGCAAGTTGCTTGTGTATTGTCCGCTTGATTTAAATAGCCCTTTAGAATCTTCAGAAATCAACTATCTTTTTCCTATTATATTTAATACAGAGACAAAGTTTGCCGCACAGATTCCATTATCAATTATGGATTATCCGGATTTTAATAAGCAGAAATTAAGGGATTTTCTATAA
- a CDS encoding MotA/TolQ/ExbB proton channel family protein, giving the protein MGALVSFFETSGVITLLVIFWLSLYVIATLWIFIYKWFVIRGIQDRETYSLDLLLSKDISIPQSAVFARSKGHRLLSKEMLQVWKSQILKNASGGLTFLSIVSSTAPFIGLFGTVTEILDAFAHLGSQGQATFEVIAPIISKALVATAWGILCAIPAYSFYLILKRKIAVLGVCLQAQIDVALAATADTDNNGFDRTKEAFTQEKTNNIVWGGKVNG; this is encoded by the coding sequence ATGGGTGCGTTGGTTAGCTTTTTTGAGACAAGTGGGGTTATTACTCTGCTTGTTATTTTTTGGCTATCGCTTTATGTGATTGCTACATTATGGATTTTTATCTATAAATGGTTTGTGATACGCGGTATTCAAGATAGGGAGACTTATTCGCTTGATTTATTATTATCAAAGGATATAAGTATTCCGCAAAGTGCGGTATTTGCACGCTCAAAAGGGCATAGGCTTTTATCAAAAGAGATGTTACAAGTTTGGAAAAGTCAGATTCTAAAAAATGCGAGTGGTGGGCTTACATTCTTAAGCATTGTTAGCTCTACTGCACCATTTATCGGCTTGTTTGGCACAGTTACAGAAATCCTTGATGCGTTTGCACATTTAGGCTCACAAGGACAAGCGACTTTTGAGGTGATTGCCCCTATTATTTCAAAGGCGCTTGTGGCGACTGCATGGGGCATTTTATGTGCTATTCCTGCGTATTCTTTCTATCTCATATTGAAACGCAAGATTGCTGTGCTTGGCGTATGTTTGCAAGCACAAATTGATGTAGCCCTTGCTGCTACCGCCGATACAGACAACAACGGCTTTGATAGGACCAAAGAGGCTTTCACGCAAGAAAAAACTAATAATATTGTATGGGGCGGAAAAGTCAATGGATGA
- a CDS encoding biopolymer transporter ExbD: MDDLDLEEKPELNITPLVDIMLVLLAILMVTTPAIVYREDIQLPDGSKSKRAEINPILSVRIDKDRQIHVDKDVFAYESFKENFSLRANRYDKSQSVYIYADKNLYYGEVLPIFAVLKQAGFTKVSLGTQ; this comes from the coding sequence ATGGATGATTTAGATCTTGAAGAAAAACCAGAGTTAAACATTACCCCGCTTGTTGATATTATGCTTGTTTTACTTGCAATCCTTATGGTAACAACACCAGCGATAGTGTATCGAGAGGATATACAGCTACCAGATGGCTCAAAAAGCAAACGCGCTGAAATAAATCCTATACTCTCTGTGCGTATCGATAAGGATAGGCAAATCCATGTGGATAAAGATGTGTTTGCCTATGAGAGTTTTAAAGAGAACTTTTCACTGCGTGCAAATAGATATGATAAATCGCAATCAGTCTATATTTATGCAGATAAGAATCTATACTATGGCGAAGTTTTGCCTATATTTGCTGTGCTAAAACAAGCAGGATTTACTAAAGTATCGTTAGGAACGCAATGA
- a CDS encoding TonB C-terminal domain-containing protein, translating to MKEDVVMHKNSPSLHVASGFAAFLIYALMLILLIGGFRFYKEQVRYGEEEAVMAEILANESIELADIAPQEDSALQELQQAMTHENTPQEQIEEKMTESTAKQEAETPKEITPPKQTLAEKTPEKLVEKPKEVQEKPKEVNLADVFANVSSKTSQDIRKEEEAKRQKELDEARKQRDEAQKAKQAQLTQNALALEQSTKALQQATQNLKTNIKQAMTTKIMLEKPKFSGNAEDKKKYDKWYAQIEQILMSEWQKSGSFHQAATSAKVRIRIDAGGKLTYLYMVSQSPYGDYNSSVIAFLRKMETRLFPPPPAEGVDLSMELENTLRH from the coding sequence ATGAAAGAAGATGTCGTTATGCACAAGAATAGCCCATCTTTGCATGTAGCAAGTGGGTTTGCAGCCTTTTTGATTTATGCGCTTATGCTGATTTTACTTATTGGCGGCTTTAGATTCTATAAAGAGCAGGTGCGATATGGTGAAGAAGAGGCGGTAATGGCAGAGATTCTAGCAAATGAAAGTATTGAATTAGCCGATATTGCACCACAAGAAGATTCTGCCCTGCAAGAGTTGCAACAAGCAATGACACACGAAAATACTCCACAAGAACAAATAGAAGAAAAAATGACAGAATCCACTGCAAAACAAGAAGCAGAAACACCAAAAGAAATAACGCCACCAAAACAAACATTAGCAGAAAAAACACCAGAAAAATTAGTAGAAAAGCCAAAGGAAGTGCAAGAGAAACCAAAAGAAGTGAATCTTGCTGATGTGTTTGCAAATGTGTCATCAAAGACTTCACAAGATATACGCAAGGAAGAAGAAGCAAAGCGTCAAAAAGAGTTAGATGAGGCAAGGAAGCAAAGAGATGAAGCGCAAAAAGCAAAACAAGCACAACTCACACAAAATGCACTCGCCCTAGAGCAAAGCACAAAAGCCCTGCAGCAAGCCACACAGAATCTTAAAACAAATATTAAACAAGCGATGACAACAAAAATCATGCTAGAAAAGCCCAAATTTTCTGGTAACGCTGAAGATAAAAAGAAATATGATAAATGGTATGCACAAATTGAGCAAATTTTAATGAGTGAATGGCAAAAAAGCGGAAGCTTTCACCAAGCAGCCACAAGCGCGAAAGTTCGCATTAGAATCGATGCAGGAGGCAAGCTTACCTATCTTTATATGGTGTCTCAATCGCCCTATGGCGACTATAATAGCTCTGTGATTGCTTTTTTACGCAAAATGGAAACACGACTTTTTCCACCTCCACCAGCAGAAGGCGTTGATTTATCTATGGAGCTAGAGAATACTTTGAGACATTGA
- a CDS encoding GatB/YqeY domain-containing protein: protein MSIKDSIMADIKEAMKSGDSTKRDALRTLHSALKQVEIDKRIVLSDEDCIGILKTALKQREDAKESYLNAGRQDLADKESYEIALILQYLPKQLDDNELENAIKEIIEKVGAKDSKDLGKVMGAAKSLNAVATGKRISDMAKKLLQ, encoded by the coding sequence ATGAGTATTAAAGATTCTATAATGGCAGACATTAAAGAGGCAATGAAAAGCGGTGATAGCACAAAACGAGATGCGTTAAGGACACTGCATTCAGCACTTAAACAAGTAGAAATCGATAAAAGGATTGTGCTAAGTGATGAGGACTGCATAGGGATTCTAAAGACTGCACTGAAGCAAAGAGAGGATGCAAAAGAGAGTTATTTGAATGCAGGTAGGCAGGATTTAGCGGATAAAGAGAGTTATGAAATCGCACTTATTCTGCAATATCTACCAAAACAGCTTGATGATAATGAGCTAGAAAATGCTATAAAAGAGATTATAGAAAAGGTTGGTGCAAAAGATTCTAAGGATTTAGGCAAAGTCATGGGTGCAGCAAAGAGCCTTAATGCAGTCGCTACTGGTAAAAGAATATCAGATATGGCAAAAAAGCTGTTGCAATAA
- the flgH gene encoding flagellar basal body L-ring protein FlgH — protein sequence MRKASIRKIGLALLLPALLCAYEPEIDMNAPDYVNDMPSKDFVPEFQRPGSLFGQGERPLFADRRAMRVDDLITIKIKENITNDFKIDKKYSGSSGGNVTPAQMTYNGQDAQQQANTAYLNDQVNYTLTKPNNATNFQGGGTYSQSQNLALTITARILKVMENGNYFIYGKQEMLVNGEKQIIQISGVVRPYDIQQNNTIESQYIADSKISIVSVGKISETLTKKPTTDAIESNWPY from the coding sequence ATGAGAAAAGCGAGTATAAGAAAAATAGGCTTAGCATTATTACTTCCAGCATTGCTTTGTGCGTATGAGCCAGAAATTGATATGAATGCCCCAGATTATGTAAATGATATGCCATCAAAAGACTTTGTGCCGGAGTTTCAAAGACCGGGTTCTTTGTTTGGACAGGGAGAGAGACCGCTATTTGCAGATAGAAGGGCTATGCGTGTCGATGATTTAATCACGATTAAGATTAAGGAAAATATCACAAACGACTTCAAGATTGACAAAAAATATAGTGGAAGTAGTGGAGGGAATGTTACCCCAGCCCAGATGACTTATAATGGGCAGGACGCACAGCAGCAGGCAAACACAGCTTATCTTAACGATCAAGTCAATTATACGCTCACAAAGCCAAACAATGCGACTAACTTTCAAGGTGGTGGGACATATTCGCAGTCACAGAATCTTGCCCTAACGATTACGGCTAGAATCTTAAAGGTTATGGAAAATGGCAACTACTTTATCTATGGTAAGCAAGAAATGCTTGTAAATGGTGAAAAGCAGATTATCCAAATCAGCGGTGTTGTCCGCCCTTATGATATACAGCAAAATAACACGATTGAAAGTCAATATATCGCTGATAGTAAAATCTCTATTGTAAGCGTTGGCAAAATCTCTGAAACTCTTACTAAAAAGCCAACTACAGATGCAATAGAATCAAACTGGCCTTATTAA
- the lepA gene encoding translation elongation factor 4: protein MQSNIRNFSIIAHIDHGKSTIADCLLQACGSVSKREVSTQMMDTMDIEKERGITIKAQSARLLYQQGGQTYILNLIDTPGHVDFSYEVSRSLKSCEGVLLVVDASQGIQAQTIANVYIALENNLEIIPVINKIDLPAAQPERVIAEIESILGLDCSNAVLVSAKTGQGIESLLESIVTLIPPPHIDDSKPLKALVYDSWFDNYLGALGLIRIMEGQIKKGDMVKTMSSNNAYQVLGLAYPHPLHKQNSEILKSGEIGILNLGLKSVTEMAVGDTITLLENPTSEAIEGFMPAKPFVFAGIYPIDTDKFEDLRDALNKLKLNDSALQFEPESSVALGFGFRVGFLGLLHMEVVKERLEREFGLDLIASAPTVVYEVHLTDGSMVMVQNPSELPPEQRIACIKEPFVRATIITPSEFLGNIIVLLNNKRGVQENMEYLNENRVMLTYALPSNEIIMDFYDKLKSQTKGYASFDYEPIEYREGNLIKLDVRVAGEVVDALSVIVDKSKSYERGKALVSAMKEIVPRQLFEVAIQASIGNKVIARETVKSMGKNVTAKCYGGDITRKRKLLEKQKEGKKRLKAIGKVEIPQEAFLAVLKID, encoded by the coding sequence ATGCAAAGTAATATTCGAAATTTCTCTATCATAGCCCATATCGACCATGGTAAAAGCACCATTGCTGATTGCTTACTGCAAGCATGTGGCAGTGTATCTAAGCGTGAAGTAAGCACACAAATGATGGATACCATGGATATTGAAAAAGAAAGGGGCATTACTATCAAAGCCCAAAGTGCGAGACTTTTATATCAGCAAGGGGGGCAAACCTATATTCTAAATCTCATTGATACGCCCGGACATGTGGATTTTAGCTATGAAGTGTCGCGTTCATTGAAGTCATGTGAGGGTGTGCTGCTTGTCGTTGATGCAAGTCAAGGCATACAAGCCCAAACTATCGCAAATGTGTATATCGCCCTTGAGAATAACCTTGAGATTATCCCTGTGATAAATAAGATTGACTTACCAGCCGCACAGCCCGAGCGAGTTATCGCAGAGATTGAGAGTATTTTAGGACTTGATTGCTCTAATGCGGTGCTTGTGAGTGCAAAGACTGGGCAGGGCATAGAATCTTTATTAGAAAGCATTGTTACGCTTATTCCGCCGCCACACATTGATGATTCTAAACCGCTTAAAGCCCTTGTGTATGATTCATGGTTTGATAACTATTTAGGTGCATTGGGGCTTATTAGAATCATGGAAGGGCAGATAAAAAAGGGTGATATGGTAAAAACTATGAGTTCTAATAATGCGTATCAAGTTTTAGGACTAGCCTATCCACATCCGCTTCATAAGCAAAATAGCGAGATTCTAAAGAGTGGCGAGATTGGGATATTAAATCTTGGGTTGAAAAGCGTTACAGAAATGGCGGTTGGCGATACGATTACTTTGCTTGAGAATCCAACGAGTGAAGCAATAGAGGGCTTTATGCCAGCAAAGCCCTTTGTATTTGCAGGTATCTATCCTATTGATACAGATAAGTTTGAGGATTTACGCGATGCTTTGAATAAACTAAAGCTTAATGATTCTGCCTTGCAGTTTGAGCCAGAAAGCAGTGTAGCGCTTGGCTTTGGATTTCGCGTTGGGTTTTTAGGGCTTTTACACATGGAGGTTGTCAAAGAGCGATTAGAGCGAGAGTTTGGACTTGATTTAATCGCATCAGCACCAACCGTTGTATATGAAGTGCATTTAACAGATGGCAGCATGGTTATGGTGCAAAATCCAAGCGAGTTGCCACCAGAACAAAGGATTGCTTGTATAAAAGAGCCATTTGTAAGAGCTACTATCATTACGCCAAGTGAGTTTTTAGGTAATATCATCGTACTGCTGAATAACAAGCGAGGTGTGCAAGAGAATATGGAGTATTTGAATGAAAATCGCGTTATGCTGACCTATGCCCTGCCGAGCAATGAAATCATTATGGATTTTTATGATAAGCTGAAATCACAGACTAAAGGCTATGCGAGTTTTGATTATGAGCCGATTGAGTATAGAGAGGGTAATCTCATAAAGCTTGATGTGCGTGTGGCAGGGGAAGTTGTTGATGCTTTAAGTGTTATCGTGGATAAAAGCAAGAGTTATGAGAGAGGCAAGGCGCTTGTATCTGCGATGAAAGAGATTGTGCCAAGACAGCTTTTTGAAGTGGCTATTCAAGCAAGTATTGGCAATAAAGTAATCGCAAGAGAAACCGTGAAATCTATGGGTAAAAATGTAACCGCAAAATGCTATGGCGGGGACATTACACGAAAAAGAAAACTTCTAGAAAAGCAAAAAGAAGGCAAAAAACGCCTTAAAGCAATCGGTAAAGTCGAAATCCCACAAGAGGCATTCCTTGCGGTATTGAAGATTGATTAG
- a CDS encoding biotin-dependent carboxyltransferase family protein, which produces MAKIKVINPGLATFVEDSGRYGYYHLGIPPGGALDQMSFKAGNLLLGNDINAAALEVALMGPVLEFEEGGFVAITGAEMTPIVNGEKKASHSVVEIPKGGTLSFDFLRGGARSYICVKGGIDVPVVMGSRSTYPLGGIGGYKGRKLEAGDILPIGDFTEKPQVGKALQDEYKIKLESIETLRVIMGLQDYKLTEDSVKGLFEDTFVVSSEADRTGYRFKNGRKFKYKDLPQPFGAGSDPSNITDACYPVGSMQAPGGNEPIVLLRDAPSGGGFAMYCTVISCDLDRMGQLPPNHKVRFQKVSMEEALEARKAYQAKLQALQKSL; this is translated from the coding sequence ATGGCTAAGATTAAAGTAATAAATCCCGGACTTGCAACCTTTGTAGAAGATAGCGGACGCTATGGATACTATCATTTAGGCATTCCGCCCGGCGGGGCATTAGACCAAATGTCCTTTAAGGCTGGAAACTTGCTTTTAGGCAATGATATAAATGCTGCTGCACTTGAAGTGGCTTTAATGGGACCCGTTTTAGAGTTTGAAGAAGGTGGCTTTGTCGCTATTACTGGAGCAGAAATGACTCCTATTGTAAATGGTGAGAAAAAGGCTAGTCATAGTGTCGTTGAGATTCCAAAAGGTGGGACACTAAGTTTTGACTTTTTGCGAGGTGGTGCTAGAAGCTATATCTGCGTGAAAGGTGGCATTGATGTGCCCGTTGTGATGGGATCTCGCTCTACTTATCCGCTTGGTGGCATTGGCGGATATAAGGGTAGAAAGCTTGAAGCAGGAGATATTTTACCTATCGGAGATTTCACAGAGAAACCACAAGTTGGCAAGGCATTGCAAGATGAATATAAGATTAAGTTAGAATCTATTGAGACATTACGCGTAATCATGGGCTTACAAGACTATAAACTCACAGAGGATTCTGTAAAAGGACTTTTTGAAGACACCTTTGTTGTATCAAGCGAAGCTGATAGGACTGGTTATCGTTTTAAAAATGGTCGTAAATTTAAATACAAAGACTTACCGCAACCATTTGGCGCAGGAAGCGATCCTAGCAATATTACAGACGCATGTTATCCAGTCGGCTCTATGCAAGCACCGGGTGGAAATGAACCTATTGTGCTTTTAAGAGATGCACCAAGTGGCGGGGGCTTTGCTATGTATTGCACGGTTATTAGCTGTGATTTAGATAGAATGGGGCAACTACCACCAAACCATAAGGTAAGATTCCAAAAAGTTAGCATGGAAGAAGCCCTAGAAGCAAGAAAGGCTTATCAGGCAAAATTACAGGCTTTACAAAAAAGCTTGTAA
- a CDS encoding 5-oxoprolinase subunit B family protein, translating into MFRYTFGGDTFLYVEVSEEGMSLEAFFQAMAICDKLRERNIKGITEICPANASYMVAFDPDILHYNKVLDICKELEKEVQSTNAEIMTRLIEFPVFYQDPYTHETLMRFRDNHQVRAEDSKFDPNTTDIEYASKINGYDSVESYIKAHSENPWFVSMIGFVAGLPWLYQLVERQKQIEVPKYLKARIDTPKLTIGHGGCFGCIYAVRGGGGYQMMGITPAPVWDPAQKLEYFKDSMVFLKPGDIIKFKPIDEATYNKAVKEVEDGTFTLKSANVKFSLQEWQKDPNNYNKKLLEVFNG; encoded by the coding sequence ATGTTTAGATATACATTTGGTGGCGATACATTTTTGTATGTGGAGGTAAGCGAAGAGGGCATGAGCCTTGAGGCTTTCTTTCAAGCGATGGCGATTTGTGATAAATTACGCGAGAGAAATATCAAGGGCATTACAGAGATTTGCCCGGCAAATGCGTCTTACATGGTTGCATTTGACCCTGATATTTTGCATTATAATAAAGTGCTTGATATATGTAAAGAGTTAGAAAAAGAAGTGCAAAGCACGAATGCAGAGATTATGACAAGGTTGATTGAATTTCCTGTATTTTACCAAGACCCTTATACACATGAAACCTTAATGCGATTTAGGGATAATCATCAAGTGAGAGCAGAAGATTCTAAATTTGATCCAAACACCACGGACATAGAATACGCAAGTAAGATAAATGGCTATGATAGCGTAGAATCTTATATTAAAGCACATTCAGAAAATCCATGGTTTGTAAGCATGATAGGCTTTGTAGCAGGGCTTCCATGGCTATATCAGCTTGTAGAGAGACAAAAGCAAATAGAAGTGCCAAAGTATCTAAAAGCACGGATTGACACTCCAAAGCTTACCATTGGACATGGTGGCTGCTTTGGCTGTATCTATGCTGTGCGTGGTGGTGGTGGCTATCAAATGATGGGAATAACCCCTGCACCTGTATGGGATCCAGCTCAAAAGCTTGAATACTTTAAAGATTCTATGGTATTTTTAAAACCAGGGGATATTATCAAGTTTAAGCCTATTGATGAAGCAACTTATAATAAAGCGGTAAAAGAAGTAGAAGATGGCACATTTACACTAAAAAGTGCGAATGTAAAATTCTCACTACAAGAGTGGCAAAAAGACCCAAATAATTACAATAAAAAACTTTTGGAGGTATTCAATGGCTAA